One genomic window of Salvelinus namaycush isolate Seneca chromosome 22, SaNama_1.0, whole genome shotgun sequence includes the following:
- the LOC120017960 gene encoding uncharacterized protein LOC120017960 yields the protein MGQLLASEQEQSEAQVAVGSLLYSAMLEAGALPDVAVDHYLLANPESLDSRAHLQDHLRQLQGHVGNRAPTYLKELISRLVAFSDEPKVAGLVGLVVSMVMETAYASSRGSVRSRGCQVEERRAELQDVMEEYLKRCRMHLKDEQKLREDTQRLEGQLSYLLTQLKNTMLREGPSSKALKHWASGAAFHTQMLLHLTRLEQKGDPLVVQAAMEQYQEDFREILPAYRCYKASTVTVIKCRGGLQTGEDPLTEGSVTGFTVVDKELGRSVSVPLPEDAPPGIVLITSDMCAQAYLERLFSPQGPIAELERYFLNSRESLCMKLMVQEPTDPNERLSIVETEPLDRR from the coding sequence ATGGGGCAGCTGTTGGCCTCAGAACAGGAGCAATCGGAGGCTCAGGTTGCTGTTGGCTCTCTGCTCTACTCCGCCATGTTGGAGGCCGGTGCTCTGCCTGATGTTGCCGTCGACCACTATCTGCTAGCTAATCCAGAGAGCCTGGACTCCAGGGCCCACCTACAGGACCACCTCCGCCAGCTGCAGGGGCATGTAGGGAACCGGGCGCCCACCTACCTGAAGGAGCTGATCAGCCGCCTGGTCGCTTTCTCTGACGAGCCCAAGGTGGCAGGCCTGGTGGGCTTGGtggtctccatggtgatggaGACGGCATACGCCTCGTCCAGGGGGTCAGTGAGGTCGAGGGGTTGCCAAGTCGAGGAACGGCGAGCGGAGCTCCAGGACGTTATGGAGGAGTACCTCAAGCGCTGCCGGATGCACTTGAAGGATGAGCAGAAGCTGAGAGAAGACACCCAGCGTCTGGAGGGCCAGCTGAGCTACTTGCTGACCCAGCTGAAGAACACCATGCTCAGGGAAGGCCCCAGCTCCAAGGCCCTGAAGCACTGGGCCAGCGGCGCCGCCTTTCACACGCAGATGCTGCTGCACCTGACCAGGCTAGAGCAGAAAGGAGACCCGCTGGTCGTCCAGGCTGCAATGGAGCAGTACCAAGAGGACTTCAGAGAGATTCTACCTGCGTACAGATGCTACAAAGCCAGTACGGTGACTGTGATAAAGTGTAGGGGAGGGCTGCAGACCGGGGAGGATCCTCTGACTGAGGGGAGTGTGACTGGGTTCACTGTGGTGGATAAAGAGTTAGGGAGGAGTGTGAGTGTTCCCCTACCTGAGGACGCTCCCCCTGGCATTGTCCTGATCACTTCAGATATGTGTGCTCAAGCCTATTTAGAGCGACTGTTCTCTCCACAAGGCCCCATAGCAGAGCTGGAGAGGTACTTTCTCAACAGCAGAGAGAGTCTATGCATGAAGTTGATGGTACAAGAACCAACGGACCCCAACGAGAGGCTGAGCATAGTGGAAACAGAACCCCTAGACAGAAGATAG